The sequence tttcGAGTACTCTTTTTCTTGCAgatctgtagaaatatttttcagtttacaTATTATGAGTCTAAGAAAATATTCCCTAACTACAGGCTTACAAAATTATTCTCCTACATATTTTTCTGAAAGTTATAAGGTTTTGTTTGTCAGATTTAagtcttaatccattttgaaattgttttatattgtgAAGTAGAGATCCATTTCCATTTTCCCATACAGATACCCAATTTTCGAtactattttttgaaaagtagTCCTTCagtttcctatttctctgcaatcCATACTTGATTTGCCTCTTTTTTGTGCACTGGTGTTGTGTTATTTCTAAGCTCtctttttggtttaattagaaAATTTTTCCAATGCTCTTCCACTATTACACTGTCTTGTTCATTATAGCTTCACAAAAGTTTTGATATCTAATAAGTCATTTCCCCCTAGCTACTATTTGGGAATTTTTTGCTGTTATTGGccctttagtttttatttaaatttcacattCATATAAAAAACTGTATTCAGATTTTAATTAGATTTTACataaatttatagatttttaaaattgatgtcTTTAAGCTGTTTTGTGTTATTCCGTGACATGCCACATCATTACATTTACTTATTAAGTCCtccttaaaatcttttttaaaagtttggtagatTTCTCCAAAGTAGTCTTGTACACAATTTGCTATATTTATTCCTAGgtgcttttgtttttagttattattgcaaatggtttaaaaaaattattgccagccaggtgcggtggctcatgcctgtaatcccagcactttgggaggctgaggcgggtggatcacctgaggtcaggatatcgagactagcgtggccaacatggtgaaaccctgtctgtactaaaaatacaaaaattagctgggcctggtggcaggtgcctgtaatcccagctactcaggaggctgaggcaggagaatcgcttgaacccagcaggcggaggttgcggtgagccgagattgtgccattgcattccagcctgggggacaagagggaGATTTCGtcgccaaaaaaaaagaaaaattattgtctAACATTTTCTCTCTGATGTAAAGACACACCATGAGCTCTTGTATGACACACCATGAGCTATGTATCAATTTTGCTGAAATCTCTAGTTAGTTTTAGTAATAATTTGTTCATTAGAAATTTGGATTTGCTATGTAGACAatcacagaatttgaaaataataaaaatatttattctttaaaaatctttatacacttattttttatattcttgttATAGTACAGGAGATGTTTTTTCTCAGTttataaaaaagacatttttgggGGCTAGTAATGTGAACCAAATATCAAAGCTATGACATAGTGTTTGGGAGAAACATTTAAACCACTGATCAGAATATTTAAATTGTTGTACGTCTCaggttttttttaatgacaattttgttacttttaaatCTAGGAATTTCTTCAACTAAATTGTTTATACATTGCCTCAAAGTGGTTTATATTATCTTTTACGTCTTTGCTACATCTCTAATAATGTCACTTTTGTCATTATGAAATAACGACCAGTTCTAAATATTGTCTAATTTTCAGTACTATATCTTCTTTAGaacataaatgttaatttttttaagtttatgttaCTGTTTTAGATTTTCAAAGCTGCATTTTGGATTGATAAATATGTCTGTACGTAAAGATGTTGGAAATTTGTTATGAGCTGCTATATGGACTTGTACATCATAAatttttgctgggcatggtggctcatgcctgtaatcccagcactttgggaagcccaggcgggtggatcacctgaggtcaggagtttgagaccagcacggccaacatggcaaaatcctgtctctactaaagatacaaaaattagcctggtgtggtggcatgtgcctgtaatcccagctactcaggaggctgaggcaggagaatcacttgaacccaggaggcagaggttgcagtgagccaaggtcgtgccactgcactccagcctgggtgagagaatgagactccatctcaaaaaataaaatgaaataaatttttataagtatttatgctgacaaagaatgtgtattttgcaatAGTTGTGTGAGTTTTCTGCATATGTCCTTtgaatcaatatcattaatttGGGGTTGTTCaaattttctagagttttattaATATCTTTTGTCTACTTGAGAGAATACTGAGGGAGAAGTATTAGAAAGTCTAAAATTCAGAGATGATTTGTCAATTATTATGTAGATAtgtcaatatttttcttatatttgataGTTTCATTATAGTTGTATCCAAGACTTGTtatatcatttttcaaaattaaaagatttatCAGTATCTGATTTCCCTAAAGACAAAGACCACCAGTGCtgctttttgctttaaaatgaattttttatattACCTATGTTATTAATAGAACTAAACTAGACTTATTTTgatgtatatttacataatatatcagtATCTGATTTCCCAAAAGACAAAGATCACTAATGCTGCTTTTTGCcttaaaatgaattttctttatctatattATTAACAGCTAAACAAGActtgttttgatttatatttacaTAGTATATGTAATTTACATAGTATATGTAATTTACATAGTATATGTAATTTACATCGTATATGTAATTTACATTGTATATGTAATTTACATCGTATATGTAAATATGCTTTGTTCTCAGTTTTTAATCTTTGTCTTTTGTAAACAATACATAATTGGATTTTATTGTCAATTCTAACACTGTTCTTcatgaagaaataatttcatttacacaTATTGTGACTACTGTTATATTTGGATTAATTTCAACCATCTTatattctactttctattttttcactTCTCTAATTTTCTTCCTTGCTAGTTTTATGATTAATCAATTATTTTCCTCtctcaccattttacattttctctgaTAGTTTGGGAGATGTAaagtatttttctgtgtttttaatggTTATACTAGACATTTGAAAATACTCAAGTAACAACAAATTTTAAAGgttatatatcttttttctttctcctgaatAATACAAACTTCTTAGAGTGGTTCAATTTCGATCACTCAATTTACGTAATGGTAGATGCTTCAGTTAATTCAATGTTGAATTTTTAATCTCACAAATTATTCATTCTTATTACCCTTTTATAAATccctattatttttatatgtttacattttttagctCATTATTCACCTTACATCGCAGATCTTTAAGGATATCTTTTCAAAGTTACTTTACTGAAGATCTTTGTGTAATAAAATCTTTCAGTTTTGTGCGCCTGAAGTTGTCTTTATTTTGACCTTATTCTTAAAAGATAGTTTTACTGGATACAGAATTTTAAGTATCAGTTACTTTTTTCTCTGCATACTGTATGTCCTTTAGATCTGGCTTTTAAGTACATTTCTCcagacagagtgtgtgtgtgtgtgtgtgtgtgtgtgtgtgtgtgtgtgtatgtgtgtatgtgtatatatatatatatttgtttttgtgagGCCTTCCCCCACCATGTGGTTAGTATGAATTCCCACACAAAACCATGTGACTACATGGCTGTGGCTAGTTTCTCAAGGGAAACTAttttcattttgacttttttcacagTTTACTTAGAACAAACATCAAGACAGATGACGTTTCCCTATTGTCTTTTCTCGTTTGCTTATTTTCAGAATGTGTTAATTGAGGATATCACCTTTTTGGAAGTGATGGCAGAGGTGGCCTGTCTGGAGCAGCTGCCATGACGCCGGCTGCCGTGTGGGAGGTGCCCCTGGGGCTGCCTGCTCCATGGAGCCTGCAGGATCCAGGACAGGTAGGAGCCCCGCCCCTTTCTGAGTGGGAGgggcaggagccccaccctcccaggggtagctgcagccacccagccatgGTTGCGGACCTGGGCGTCCCGGCACTCTTGGGGACCAGGAGGCTCCTCTTCCCCtacaggctcagaagtgcctgctcctgctacTTGGCTTCTCCTCACTCCCAGCGcctgcttcaatttcagagcaAAGTTGTGGCCAAGCCCCAGCGCTGTTTGGATCTGGCCAGATGTGTGCATGCTTGGGGTGGTGTTGATAGGCCAACCCCCCTGCCGcctcagccccctctggactttgggtgccacagcatggaagggaggccaaggcagggctgAGGGCGGCTCAACATGAGCCTGAAGGCGCCTTTCCGCAGGAACAGCCTGGGCGCCATGCACAGCAGGTTGATGacggcaggaggcagacaggctcttGGGTAGAAAAGTCTCCTGTCGGCTGAGGGCTTCAGAGACAACAGGGCCACCTGCCTGCCCATAGGAGCTACAGACCCTGGGTCTCCTTTCTGCTGAGGGCCGTGCAGACGTCGAAACAACATGCCTGCATATAGACCAActctgggtctcctctctgctaagAGCTGCACACTCATCAGGACAACCTGTGTACAGAAAAGAGCTACTCACTTCAGGTCTCCTCTCTGCTAAGAGCCGCACACTTGGGGGACAACCTGCCTGTGGAAgagagctacccactccaggtctCCTGAGAGCTATTGTAGAgctcctctccaccttgctcacccttACCGTCCAGTTGTCCATGTACCTTATTCTTCCTGGACATtgaacaagaactcaggacccatTGAATGGAGGGACTAAaaaagctgtaacacaaacagggctaaGACAGGCCCCCCTCCGTCCCCCGCCCCACCAGCCTGCTCACCACGTTGCAGGTGACAAGAAGAGaataaagaaggagagaagagctgcagcccttcaggGATTCCAGACCTAGGAGCACCCCAAGCCAGGGATGTGACACCCTcttggggctctgtggttcctggcatcttcaagcttctgggtgccaccGCATTCCCTGGTGCCCACAGTGGAAGCCACTTGTAGTACACCTGGTCCAGTCGCAGCCTTGCAGAGAGCCAGCGCCTGTGTCGGCGCCTagagctgcctgccccactgaAGCTGGCATGCATGGCTGCACACAGTGGCTGGACCTTGTGCTTGCTCGCTTACCCACCCCTCATTGTTTCACGtgtggctcacccttggcaggcgtGGGAACTGGGCTGGTAACAAAAGCCAAGCACAGCCTGCTAGGCTGAGTGGGCAGAACGAGCGCAGCGGGCTcgagcaaaactcaggcaaaggcaccactggccacaaAGTTTTCTGGCTGGTGAAGCAACAACCCAAGGATCCCATGACAGAAGAGTCCCCTTATAGCATTTTCAGCTATGCTGTGCTAGGAGTAGTATCTGAGACCTTCTAATCTGAAATGTTATTAGAAATAGAAGTTCAAGTTGGACCATTCATTTTTAACCTCTCATATTAAATCCAATATTAAGGCAAACaaactcactcattcatttatcttttctttactgACAGATCCTCTCTCCTAAGAAATAAGATTGGGAGCCTACATCAGAGAATGTATGAGTCATATAGCCTCCTGTCAAGTCCAGATTCTCCCTTCTCATACCTCCAAACAAGTGACCCTAGACTATTTTGCTACACCTCACCGGAGTTTAATACCTCACGGTCCTTGGCTTAtataattttttgcttttccacAGGACCTGAGGTAATTAAAAGCCTGCCTATATGGCTTCCTCATTTTTACTTAGATAATAATCTAT comes from Pan troglodytes isolate AG18354 chromosome 7, NHGRI_mPanTro3-v2.0_pri, whole genome shotgun sequence and encodes:
- the LOC129135883 gene encoding uncharacterized protein LOC129135883 — encoded protein: MHASFSGAGSSRRRHRRWLSARLRLDQVYYKWLPLWAPGNAVAPRSLKMPGTTEPQEGVTSLAWGAPRSGIPEGLQLFSPSLFSSCHLQRGCPDECAALSREETQSWSICRHVVSTSARPSAERRPRVCSSYGQAGGPVVSEALSRQETFLPKSLSASCRHQPAVHGAQAVPAERRLQAHVEPPSALPWPPFHAVAPKVQRGLRRQGGWPINTTPSMHTSGQIQTALGLGHNFALKLKQALGVRRSQVAGAGTSEPVGEEEPPGPQECRDAQVRNHGWVAAATPGRVGLLPLPLRKGRGSYLSWILQAPWSRQPQGHLPHGSRRHGSCSRQATSAITSKKVISSINTF